The DNA sequence AGCATCTTCCCTTACCCTGCTTGCGGCTGGACTCGTCGCGGCCTTAGGTACCGGGGATTCCATGTTTGTACTTGTGGCCTCGCTTGCTCTGCTTGGTCTCGGTTGGAACTTCGGTTTAATCAGCGGGACAGCTATTCTCGTAGACGCAACTTCGCAGGGGACCCGGGCGAAAACGCAGGGAACAGTAGACGTATGGATCGCATTGGCAGGTGCCCTTGGAGGAGGATTGTCCGGAGTCGTCGTTGCCCAATCCAGCTATGCAGCCCTTGGCATAATGGGAGCCTTGCTTTCCTTACTTCTTATTCCGATCGTTATCTGGTATAACAGGAGTCAAAATAAAACTGCAAAAATTGTTTCAGAAAATGAAGGAGCGGTACAAGGGTGAACATTAACGGTTTTTGATATCAGGTTGAAAGTACAATAACTATCGCTGCCGGCCTTTATATGAAAACGAAACGCTTCCGACGATCATTGGATCTCCGGAAGCGTTTTTTCGTTTATTTGGAGGACAGATGGGGCGAATCTCAGTTTTTCTCTGTCTGCTCTTCTTTGTACGAAATGTACTTGCGGAAAAGCGCCTCGAGGGCGATCGTAAATGGAATAAACGAAATGATTTCCTCGCCGTTTTTCGTATAGGAAGGGCTTGTTGCAGCGTAAATGCTGAAGGGGGACATCTGGGCGAGCTTGTTGTTTTTTAAATTCGTAATGGAAATGAACGTAATGCCCCGTGCCGTAAGATGCTGCACGTGGGGTAGCAGGCTCGGTGTATCGCCGGAGAGGGAAATAATAATTACCACGTCCTCCGGCTGCATCGCCTTCAGCATCGTTTCAAATTCCACCTCATCATAAATGATCGTTACGAACGTCTGCTGCAGGGCAAACAGGCGCTGGGCTTCTCTGGCACAGGTCAGCTGGGCCGTGCCGGTACCGTAAATGAAAATACGTCCTGCTCCGTAAAGCTTTTCGCAGATCGGTTCAAAGTGAAGGGAGGCGAGGTTTTTCAGCGTGGCCTGTATATCGGTTTCAAGCTGCTGCATGTGATTGCCGGTTTCTTCCTCTTTTGCGCCCTCCCATTTTAAAAACACTTTAAACTCGCTGTAACCGCTGAATCGAAGCTTTTTTGTGAGGCGGTGAATTGAGGAGCGGGAAGCAAGCGAAGCCTCGGCCAGATCATTGATTCCCATATCCCTGCACGCTTCTTTATGATTCAGTATGTATTTCAGAATGTGCATGTCATTGTCGTTCAGTTCGTCATAGCAGGTGTTAATCAGTTCTTCGAGTGACATGGTGATTCCTCCTGTTGTGTATAAAATCTGTCCTTCTCATTATAGCATCCCCTTGAATCCCCGGGAAAATTCCCACGTTTTGAAACGATGTCCGATCTTACCGTTCTTTTCCCTCTATCCCCTGATGCTGTTGAGTGGAAGCACTTTCACGAATACACTGAAGTCAGTAAATGAAATCGATATCACAAACATATTTAGCAGAAAGAGGTGGAGGAATATGATGAACGCTGTTCGCAGGTTTGGCAGCGCGATGATCGTACCGGTCCTGCTGTTTCCTTTTTTCGGAATCATTGTCGGTCTGGCTACGCTCTTTAAAAATGAACAGATTATGGGGGGACTGGCTGACCCGGACGGTCTCTGGTATCAAATATGGACGTTTATGGAAAACACCGGGTGGACCGTCTTTAACCATATGGAGCTCGTGTTTGTCATCGGGCTTCCGATTTCCCTGGCAAAGAAAGCAGCGGGAAGAGCAACGCTCGCCGCTGTCGTTGCCTATCTTATGTATAACACCTTTATTAATTCCATCCTCGACATATGGGGGCCGGCTTTCGGTGTCGACATAAGCGGCGGAGTGGAAGGAAACCCTGGTTTAACAGAGATCGCAGGCATCCTGACACTCGATACAAACATTATGGGTGCTATTGTGATTTCAGGAATTACGATCTGGCTTCACAACCGGTATTACGATAAGAAGCTGCCCGATGCTCTCGGTATTTTTCAGGGCGGACCGTTCATCGTCATGCTTTCCTTCTTCGTCATGATTCCGCTGGCGTTTTTAACGGCCTGGGTCTGGCCGGTCGTGCAGGACGGCATTGGTTCTCTGCAGGGATTCATGATCGCTTCCGGCTACGTCGGTGTCTGGCTGTTCCACTTCCTGGAGAGGATATTGATTCCGACCGGACTTCACCACTTTATTTATACACCGTTCCAGTTCGGCCCGGCGGTCGTCGACGGCGGCATTACGGCCAACTGGGTCTCCCGTCTCGGAGAGTTTGCGGCTTCTGATACACCGCTCCGGGAGCAGTGGGAAGGCGGAGCGTTCCTCCTTCAGGGAAACATTAAAATGTTCGGTTCCATTGGTATCGCGCTCGCTATCTATTCAACGGCACGCGCTGAAAAGAAAAAGCAGGTGGGAGCCCTTCTGCTGGCAGCGACACTGACTGCGGTTGTAGCAGGAATTACAGAGCCGCTGGAATTCACATTCCTCTTTATTGCACCACTGCTGTTTCTTCTGCATGCGCTGCTCGGTGCCACAATGGTGACGCTGCAGAGTGCATTCGGACTCGTCGGCAACCAGGGCGGCGGTCTGATTGAAATCGCTACGACAAACTGGATCCCGCTCATGGGGAACCACTGGGACGTTTACATTGCCCAGATTATTATCGGTGCAGCCTTTACCGTCATTTACTTTTTCCTCTTCCGATGGCTGATCG is a window from the Alkalicoccus halolimnae genome containing:
- a CDS encoding MurR/RpiR family transcriptional regulator, encoding MSLEELINTCYDELNDNDMHILKYILNHKEACRDMGINDLAEASLASRSSIHRLTKKLRFSGYSEFKVFLKWEGAKEEETGNHMQQLETDIQATLKNLASLHFEPICEKLYGAGRIFIYGTGTAQLTCAREAQRLFALQQTFVTIIYDEVEFETMLKAMQPEDVVIIISLSGDTPSLLPHVQHLTARGITFISITNLKNNKLAQMSPFSIYAATSPSYTKNGEEIISFIPFTIALEALFRKYISYKEEQTEKN
- a CDS encoding alpha-glucoside-specific PTS transporter subunit IIBC encodes the protein MNAVRRFGSAMIVPVLLFPFFGIIVGLATLFKNEQIMGGLADPDGLWYQIWTFMENTGWTVFNHMELVFVIGLPISLAKKAAGRATLAAVVAYLMYNTFINSILDIWGPAFGVDISGGVEGNPGLTEIAGILTLDTNIMGAIVISGITIWLHNRYYDKKLPDALGIFQGGPFIVMLSFFVMIPLAFLTAWVWPVVQDGIGSLQGFMIASGYVGVWLFHFLERILIPTGLHHFIYTPFQFGPAVVDGGITANWVSRLGEFAASDTPLREQWEGGAFLLQGNIKMFGSIGIALAIYSTARAEKKKQVGALLLAATLTAVVAGITEPLEFTFLFIAPLLFLLHALLGATMVTLQSAFGLVGNQGGGLIEIATTNWIPLMGNHWDVYIAQIIIGAAFTVIYFFLFRWLIVKFDFALPGREKDENQETKLYTKADYRVEKEGGKAEPAAFASDYDRRASAFLEGLGGVDNITDVTNCATRLRVTVKDPDQVKGQDYFKNNGEAHGLVQNGQSIQVIVGLSVPQVRDSIEAFIDEN